One segment of Acidovorax sp. DW039 DNA contains the following:
- the coxB gene encoding cytochrome c oxidase subunit II, whose protein sequence is MKSIPNKLASLLLMAGAWVGSAAHAVQDLPGGPSVNQLNLAPPVTKIAEEQHFLHWMMLIICTVIFIAVFSVMFYSIWKHRKSRGAKAANFHESVTVEVVWTIVPFIIVILMALPATKVLVAQKDTTNADLTIKATGYQWKWGYDYLNGEGEGLAFISTLDSNHRVMSDSGNVSQAPADYLLKVDNPMVVPVGKKVRIITTANDVIHAFMVPAFGIKQDAIPGFVRDTWFRAEKVGDYYGQCAELCGKEHAYMPIHVKVLSAEDYSAWVADQKKKAAAKLDDPTKVWALADIIKRGEKVYAANCAACHQANGKGAGPIKPLDGSAIVLDQDHAKQIQILLNGAANGAMPSWKQLSDTDIAAVVSYTKNSWSNKTGQLVQPAEVVAQRGK, encoded by the coding sequence ATGAAGAGCATTCCCAACAAGCTGGCTTCTCTGCTGCTGATGGCTGGTGCATGGGTGGGTAGCGCAGCCCACGCCGTTCAGGACCTGCCCGGCGGCCCCTCGGTCAATCAGCTCAATCTGGCTCCGCCGGTCACCAAGATTGCCGAGGAGCAACACTTCCTGCACTGGATGATGCTCATCATCTGCACGGTGATTTTCATTGCGGTGTTCTCCGTGATGTTTTATTCCATCTGGAAGCACCGCAAGTCTCGGGGTGCCAAGGCAGCCAACTTCCATGAATCGGTCACTGTAGAGGTCGTCTGGACCATCGTGCCCTTCATCATCGTCATCCTGATGGCTCTGCCTGCCACCAAGGTGTTGGTTGCACAAAAGGACACCACCAACGCCGATCTGACCATCAAAGCCACGGGTTACCAGTGGAAGTGGGGGTATGACTATCTCAATGGTGAAGGCGAGGGGTTGGCGTTCATTTCCACGCTGGACAGCAATCACCGTGTGATGTCCGACAGTGGCAACGTGTCTCAAGCCCCTGCAGATTACCTTCTCAAGGTGGATAACCCGATGGTTGTGCCCGTGGGCAAGAAGGTGCGCATCATCACCACCGCCAACGACGTGATCCATGCCTTCATGGTTCCCGCCTTTGGTATCAAGCAGGATGCGATTCCCGGTTTTGTGCGCGACACCTGGTTCCGCGCTGAAAAGGTGGGTGACTATTACGGCCAGTGCGCCGAGCTTTGCGGCAAAGAGCATGCCTACATGCCCATCCATGTGAAGGTTCTGTCTGCAGAAGACTACTCCGCTTGGGTGGCTGATCAGAAAAAGAAGGCTGCAGCGAAGCTGGATGATCCCACCAAGGTGTGGGCCTTGGCCGACATCATCAAGCGTGGTGAAAAGGTGTACGCCGCCAACTGCGCCGCCTGCCATCAGGCCAACGGCAAGGGCGCGGGCCCCATCAAGCCGCTGGATGGCTCTGCCATCGTTCTGGATCAGGACCATGCCAAGCAGATCCAGATTTTGTTGAACGGTGCTGCCAACGGTGCAATGCCTTCGTGGAAGCAGTTGAGCGACACAGACATCGCGGCAGTGGTGAGTTACACGAAGAACAGCTGGTCCAACAAGACTGGCCAGCTGGTGCAGCCAGCTGAAGTGGTGGCCCAGCGTGGCAAGTAA
- the ctaD gene encoding cytochrome c oxidase subunit I: MSAVLDNHGHAGDHAHDGHDHHHAPTGWRRWVFATNHKDIGTLYLLFSFTMLMVGGVLALLIRAELFQPGLQLVNPELFNQLTTMHGLIMVFGAIMPAFVGFANWMLPLQIGASDMAFARMNNFSFWLMIPAAIMLVSSFFMPGGAPAAGWTLYAPLTLQMGPSMDAGIFAMHILGASSIMGSINIIVTILNMRAPGMTLMKMPMFAWTWLITAYLLIAVMPVLAGAITMTLTDRHFGTSFFNPAGGGDPIMYQHIFWFFGHPEVYIMILPAFGIISQIVPAFARKKLFGYASMVYATSSIAILSFIVWAHHMFTTGMPVTGQLFFMYATMLISVPTAVKIFNWIATMWRGSMTFETPMLFAVGFIFVFTMGGFTGLILAMAPIDIQLQDTYYVVAHFHYVLVAGSLFSMFAAYYYWAPKWTGVMFSETRGQIHFWGSLITFNITFFPMHFLGLAGMPRRYADYPMQFADFNAIASVGALGFGLMQVYFFLFVVFPAMRGKGAKAPQKPWEGAEGLEWEVPSPAPFHTFETPPKLDATATRVVG, encoded by the coding sequence ATGAGCGCAGTTCTCGATAACCACGGACACGCTGGCGATCACGCACACGACGGCCACGACCACCACCACGCACCCACTGGCTGGCGCCGCTGGGTGTTTGCCACCAACCACAAAGACATCGGCACGCTGTATTTGCTGTTCTCCTTCACCATGCTGATGGTGGGGGGCGTGCTGGCTCTGCTGATCCGTGCCGAGCTGTTCCAGCCTGGCCTGCAGCTGGTGAACCCTGAACTGTTCAATCAGCTCACCACCATGCATGGCCTCATCATGGTGTTCGGGGCCATCATGCCGGCCTTCGTGGGCTTTGCGAACTGGATGCTGCCACTGCAGATCGGCGCATCCGATATGGCTTTTGCCCGCATGAACAACTTCAGTTTCTGGCTGATGATTCCTGCGGCCATCATGCTGGTGTCGTCGTTCTTCATGCCCGGTGGCGCTCCGGCAGCGGGCTGGACGCTTTACGCACCGTTGACCCTGCAGATGGGCCCTTCCATGGATGCGGGCATTTTCGCCATGCACATCCTGGGTGCTTCTTCCATCATGGGTTCGATCAACATCATCGTCACCATCCTGAACATGCGTGCCCCCGGCATGACGCTGATGAAGATGCCGATGTTCGCCTGGACCTGGCTCATCACCGCCTATCTGCTGATCGCCGTGATGCCTGTGCTGGCAGGTGCCATCACCATGACGCTGACCGATCGCCACTTTGGCACCAGCTTCTTCAACCCCGCCGGTGGCGGTGACCCGATCATGTACCAGCACATCTTCTGGTTCTTCGGCCACCCAGAGGTGTACATCATGATCTTGCCGGCTTTCGGCATCATCAGCCAGATCGTGCCCGCGTTTGCGCGCAAGAAGCTCTTCGGCTACGCATCCATGGTGTACGCCACGTCTTCCATCGCCATCCTGTCCTTCATTGTGTGGGCTCACCACATGTTCACGACAGGCATGCCAGTCACTGGACAGCTGTTCTTCATGTACGCCACCATGCTGATCTCCGTGCCTACGGCCGTGAAGATCTTCAACTGGATCGCCACCATGTGGCGCGGCTCCATGACCTTTGAAACCCCCATGCTGTTTGCGGTGGGCTTCATTTTCGTGTTCACCATGGGTGGGTTCACTGGCCTGATTCTGGCCATGGCTCCTATCGATATCCAGCTGCAGGACACCTACTATGTGGTGGCCCACTTCCATTATGTGCTGGTGGCAGGCTCCCTGTTCTCAATGTTCGCCGCCTACTACTATTGGGCGCCCAAGTGGACCGGTGTCATGTTCAGCGAAACCCGTGGTCAGATCCACTTCTGGGGTTCGTTGATCACTTTCAACATCACCTTCTTCCCCATGCACTTCCTGGGGCTGGCCGGTATGCCTCGCCGCTATGCCGACTATCCCATGCAGTTTGCTGACTTCAATGCCATTGCATCAGTGGGCGCGCTGGGTTTTGGTCTGATGCAGGTGTACTTCTTCCTGTTTGTGGTGTTCCCTGCCATGCGCGGCAAGGGTGCCAAGGCACCTCAGAAGCCATGGGAAGGCGCCGAGGGGCTGGAATGGGAAGTGCCTTCTCCAGCTCCGTTCCATACTTTTGAAACGCCCCCCAAGCTCGACGCCACTGCAACCCGCGTGGTGGGTTGA
- a CDS encoding cytochrome oxidase small assembly protein encodes MTPEQKKSNLRMALILASVAVAFFVGFMVKVALLSR; translated from the coding sequence ATGACGCCTGAGCAGAAGAAGAGCAACCTCCGCATGGCCTTGATTCTGGCCTCGGTGGCTGTCGCATTCTTTGTGGGATTCATGGTCAAAGTCGCGCTGCTGTCACGCTGA
- a CDS encoding cytochrome c oxidase assembly protein: MSLRRENAKMVGKLVVIAAGMFAFGYALIPIYKHICEMTGINILSLSERQVPGNGVAGKDARVPANTQVDKSRTITVEFDANARGPWDFKPAQRSVQVHPGELTTVMYEFQNVQNRRMAAQAIPSYAPRQAAAHFTKLECFCFNQYTLEPGEKKEWPVAFVIDPRLSKDVTTITLSYTFFEVGGKTPPAPESTAAAPALQMQKAGS, translated from the coding sequence ATGAGCTTGCGCCGGGAAAATGCAAAGATGGTGGGCAAACTGGTCGTGATTGCGGCTGGCATGTTCGCTTTCGGATATGCACTGATCCCCATCTACAAGCACATTTGCGAGATGACCGGAATCAACATCCTGTCGCTGTCCGAGCGGCAGGTGCCCGGCAACGGCGTGGCGGGCAAAGACGCTCGTGTGCCCGCCAATACGCAGGTAGACAAGAGTCGCACCATCACGGTGGAGTTTGATGCCAATGCGCGTGGCCCCTGGGATTTCAAACCTGCGCAGCGCTCTGTGCAGGTACATCCGGGCGAGCTGACCACCGTGATGTACGAGTTCCAGAACGTGCAAAACCGTCGCATGGCCGCCCAGGCCATTCCGAGCTATGCGCCCCGTCAGGCTGCGGCGCACTTCACCAAGCTGGAATGCTTTTGCTTCAACCAGTACACGCTGGAGCCTGGTGAGAAAAAGGAATGGCCTGTCGCGTTTGTCATTGATCCTCGCCTTTCGAAAGACGTGACCACCATCACGCTGTCGTACACCTTCTTTGAGGTCGGGGGCAAGACGCCGCCAGCACCTGAGTCCACCGCTGCAGCGCCTGCGCTACAGATGCAGAAAGCAGGTTCATGA
- a CDS encoding DUF2970 domain-containing protein, translating to MTSVEPSAKVPATQRKGSLLRTVRAVAWSLIGLRKGAEYAQDVEKLNPIHIIVVGLVAVFTLVLALIALVNWIV from the coding sequence ATGACATCCGTGGAGCCTTCAGCCAAAGTGCCAGCCACGCAGCGCAAGGGTTCTTTGCTGCGTACCGTGCGCGCAGTCGCCTGGTCGCTGATTGGTTTGCGCAAAGGGGCCGAATACGCTCAGGATGTCGAGAAGCTGAACCCCATCCACATCATCGTCGTGGGGCTCGTGGCGGTTTTTACTCTGGTGCTGGCGTTGATTGCGCTGGTCAACTGGATTGTGTGA
- a CDS encoding cytochrome c oxidase subunit 3, with protein MSASTHGTTPYYYVPAESRHPVMAAAGLFFVILGAGQWINGHEWGKYSLALGLVWWLFVLYQWFRDAARESEGGLYGHKIDLSYRWSMSWFIFSEVMFFGAFFTALWWARSHSVPALGSLDNALLWPDFKAVWPSVSAGVTASPAGTVEPFQTVGPFWLPTINTALLLTSGVTLTIAHHALRENQRGKTIAFMWATVLLGIVFLAVQGYEYYHLYTDLNLKLSSGIFGSTFFMLTGFHGFHVFVGMLMLLFITLRLQKGHFTADKHFGFEGAAWYWHFVDVVWLGLYVLVYWM; from the coding sequence ATGAGTGCATCAACACACGGCACAACACCGTACTACTACGTGCCAGCAGAGTCTCGTCATCCTGTGATGGCGGCTGCCGGGCTGTTTTTTGTCATCCTCGGTGCTGGCCAGTGGATCAATGGCCACGAGTGGGGCAAGTATTCCCTGGCACTAGGCCTGGTGTGGTGGCTTTTCGTCCTGTACCAATGGTTCCGTGACGCCGCCCGTGAAAGCGAAGGCGGGTTGTACGGCCACAAGATTGATTTGTCTTACCGCTGGAGCATGAGCTGGTTCATCTTCTCGGAAGTCATGTTCTTCGGTGCATTCTTTACCGCGCTGTGGTGGGCACGGTCGCATTCAGTGCCTGCATTGGGCAGCCTGGACAATGCCTTGCTCTGGCCAGACTTCAAGGCGGTGTGGCCCAGCGTTTCAGCGGGTGTCACAGCTTCTCCAGCGGGTACGGTGGAGCCGTTCCAGACCGTGGGCCCTTTCTGGCTGCCCACCATCAACACTGCTTTGCTGCTGACATCGGGTGTGACGCTGACGATTGCCCACCACGCTCTGCGTGAGAACCAGCGTGGCAAAACCATTGCCTTCATGTGGGCGACTGTGCTCCTGGGTATCGTGTTCCTGGCCGTGCAGGGCTATGAGTACTACCACCTCTACACCGATCTGAACCTCAAGCTGTCCTCCGGCATCTTTGGCTCCACATTTTTCATGTTGACCGGCTTTCACGGCTTCCACGTTTTTGTGGGCATGCTGATGCTGTTGTTCATCACGCTGCGTCTGCAAAAGGGTCATTTCACGGCAGACAAGCACTTTGGTTTTGAAGGTGCGGCCTGGTACTGGCACTTTGTGGACGTGGTTTGGCTGGGTCTTTACGTGCTGGTTTACTGGATGTGA
- a CDS encoding twin transmembrane helix small protein: MKYLVIVAFVGILASLGSALFFMMRNGGNDRTKGNRMARALAVRVGLSVVLFLCILVAWQLGYIQPTGLPATR, encoded by the coding sequence ATGAAATACCTTGTGATTGTTGCATTCGTGGGAATCCTGGCCAGCCTTGGCTCTGCGCTGTTCTTCATGATGCGCAACGGAGGCAATGACCGCACCAAGGGTAACCGCATGGCCCGCGCGCTGGCAGTACGGGTAGGCCTTTCGGTCGTGCTGTTCCTGTGCATTCTGGTGGCATGGCAACTGGGCTATATCCAGCCTACCGGTTTACCGGCAACCCGGTAA
- a CDS encoding SURF1 family protein, translating to MTVTAMLGRWQLGRAQEKLDYQAQIETRAAMLPLKGADLPVDISAEGAALLHRAVALEGRWLPEHTVYLDNRQMNGRPGFFVLTPLLLHDAPVVLLVQRGWIPRNFQDRTQLPQVETPSGWIQVKGRVAAAPSRLYELGAGESALGSSRIRQNLDLAAFRSETRLPLWGLTVVQVGEASEGLLRDWPVVASGVDKHYGYAFQWFGLCGLIALLYVWFQIIRRFVRPRRQRTP from the coding sequence ATGACCGTGACTGCCATGCTGGGCCGCTGGCAGCTGGGGCGGGCCCAGGAGAAGCTGGACTACCAGGCACAGATCGAAACCCGAGCTGCCATGCTCCCGCTCAAGGGTGCTGACTTGCCCGTAGACATCTCTGCGGAGGGCGCAGCCTTGCTGCACCGTGCCGTGGCGCTGGAAGGCCGGTGGCTGCCTGAACACACGGTTTACCTGGACAACCGGCAGATGAACGGGCGCCCCGGCTTTTTTGTGTTGACCCCCCTGCTGCTGCATGACGCCCCTGTGGTTCTTCTGGTGCAGCGCGGCTGGATACCCCGCAACTTTCAGGACCGTACGCAACTTCCCCAGGTGGAGACACCTTCCGGTTGGATTCAGGTGAAGGGCCGGGTTGCCGCTGCCCCATCACGGCTTTATGAGTTGGGGGCGGGCGAGAGCGCGCTGGGGTCTTCTCGCATCCGGCAGAATCTGGACTTGGCTGCGTTTCGCAGTGAAACGCGGTTGCCGCTGTGGGGTCTCACCGTGGTTCAGGTAGGTGAGGCCAGCGAAGGCCTGCTGCGCGACTGGCCGGTGGTTGCCTCGGGTGTCGACAAGCACTACGGCTACGCATTTCAATGGTTCGGGCTTTGCGGCCTGATTGCACTTCTTTATGTCTGGTTCCAAATCATCCGACGCTTCGTTCGCCCACGCCGCCAGCGTACCCCCTGA
- a CDS encoding COX15/CtaA family protein, with translation METQPLYDLAPLARLMLLGLLIALGPLAWIRFRSRGASPTRRLQMLTVLTLFLTFDLVLFGSFTRLTDSGLGCPDWPGCYGNASPVGARHEIAAAQEVMPTGPVTHGKAWVEMIHRYLATGVGVLIIVMTASAWVQRRMQARADADAARGGVAKVDGLPSPWWPTFTLFWVCLQGAFGALTVTMKLFPAIVTLHLMGGLVLLALLCVQAVQHTRVACGDSAVQVSAGLRWAMWAVLGLLGLQVALGGWVSTNYAVLACSTFPTCQGSWWPDMDFGQGFQIWRELGLLKDGSHISFAGLTAIHYVHRLAAYAVLLALGWLAWRLHRTAGLRSQARWLAALALLQLATGLSNVVLDWPLVAAVLHTGGAAALVVVLTWGLAASRAVAVAGTPIEIHAPARRAESV, from the coding sequence ATGGAAACGCAACCTCTCTACGATCTCGCGCCCCTGGCAAGGCTGATGCTGCTGGGGTTGCTGATTGCCCTGGGCCCCTTGGCCTGGATTCGCTTTCGCAGCCGCGGGGCCTCGCCCACGCGCCGACTGCAGATGCTCACGGTGCTCACTCTGTTCCTCACGTTCGATCTCGTGCTGTTCGGCTCGTTCACCCGGCTCACGGATTCGGGCCTGGGCTGTCCGGACTGGCCCGGTTGCTACGGCAACGCCAGCCCCGTAGGCGCCCGCCACGAAATCGCTGCAGCACAAGAGGTCATGCCTACCGGCCCTGTAACGCACGGCAAGGCTTGGGTGGAGATGATCCACCGCTATTTGGCCACCGGTGTAGGGGTGCTGATCATTGTCATGACGGCATCTGCCTGGGTGCAGCGCCGCATGCAGGCACGGGCTGATGCTGACGCAGCACGCGGTGGCGTGGCCAAAGTCGATGGACTGCCCAGCCCGTGGTGGCCTACCTTCACCCTGTTCTGGGTGTGTCTGCAGGGGGCCTTTGGCGCGCTCACCGTCACCATGAAGCTTTTCCCCGCCATCGTCACCCTGCATTTGATGGGTGGGTTGGTACTGCTGGCCTTGCTCTGCGTGCAGGCCGTCCAGCACACGCGGGTGGCTTGCGGTGACTCCGCCGTGCAGGTCAGTGCGGGCCTTCGCTGGGCCATGTGGGCCGTGCTGGGTCTTCTGGGGCTGCAGGTGGCGCTGGGTGGTTGGGTCAGCACCAACTATGCCGTGCTGGCTTGTTCCACCTTTCCTACCTGCCAAGGCAGTTGGTGGCCCGATATGGACTTTGGCCAAGGATTCCAGATCTGGCGCGAACTGGGCTTGCTCAAGGATGGCTCGCACATCAGCTTTGCTGGCCTCACGGCCATTCATTACGTGCACCGGCTTGCGGCCTACGCGGTGCTGCTGGCTTTGGGCTGGCTGGCCTGGCGATTGCACCGCACTGCGGGTCTGCGGTCGCAGGCGCGCTGGCTGGCTGCCTTGGCCCTGCTGCAGCTTGCCACAGGCCTGTCCAACGTCGTGCTGGACTGGCCCTTGGTTGCCGCTGTGTTGCACACCGGCGGGGCTGCGGCCCTGGTGGTGGTGTTGACCTGGGGGCTTGCTGCCAGCCGTGCAGTGGCTGTGGCTGGAACCCCGATTGAGATTCATGCGCCTGCAAGGCGCGCCGAGAGTGTTTGA
- the cyoE gene encoding heme o synthase, with product MSVAAVSPPSRFAQFYALTKPRVVQLIVFCALIGMVLAVPGLPSWPQVGQMALASAGIWLVAGAAAAFNCIVEQGIDAKMKRTAWRPTAKGELSNQETLLFSAVLCAVGSALLYVWINPLTMWLTFATFVGYAVIYTVVLKPLTPQNIVIGGASGAMPPVLGWSSMTGDVGPEALILFLIIFLWTPPHFWALALYRVEDYRKSGLPMLPVTHGNEFTRLQVFLYTIILFAGCLMPFVYGMSSWIYLAFAVVLSAGFCAYGFALWRNYSDALARKTFRFSLIHLSVLFAALLVDHYVL from the coding sequence ATGAGTGTTGCTGCCGTTTCCCCGCCGTCGCGTTTTGCGCAGTTCTATGCGCTGACCAAACCCCGCGTGGTGCAGCTGATCGTGTTTTGTGCACTGATTGGCATGGTGCTGGCCGTGCCGGGTCTGCCCAGTTGGCCTCAGGTGGGTCAGATGGCGCTGGCCAGCGCAGGCATCTGGCTGGTTGCAGGGGCTGCTGCCGCTTTCAATTGCATTGTGGAGCAGGGCATCGACGCGAAGATGAAACGCACCGCTTGGCGCCCCACGGCCAAGGGGGAGTTGTCCAACCAGGAGACTTTGCTGTTCTCTGCCGTGCTCTGCGCTGTAGGCTCGGCCTTGCTGTATGTCTGGATCAATCCACTGACCATGTGGCTGACCTTCGCCACTTTCGTTGGCTATGCGGTCATCTACACGGTGGTGCTGAAGCCGCTGACCCCTCAGAACATTGTCATCGGCGGAGCTTCGGGTGCCATGCCGCCCGTGCTGGGCTGGTCTTCGATGACGGGTGACGTGGGCCCCGAGGCTCTGATTCTCTTCCTCATCATTTTTCTGTGGACGCCCCCGCATTTCTGGGCCCTGGCGCTCTACCGGGTGGAGGACTACCGTAAATCGGGCCTGCCCATGCTGCCGGTGACCCATGGCAACGAGTTCACGCGGCTGCAGGTGTTTCTCTACACCATCATCCTCTTTGCGGGCTGCCTCATGCCCTTTGTTTACGGCATGAGCTCGTGGATTTACCTGGCTTTTGCCGTGGTGCTCAGCGCAGGTTTCTGTGCCTATGGTTTTGCCCTGTGGCGCAACTACTCTGATGCGCTGGCGCGCAAAACCTTCCGTTTTTCCCTGATTCACCTGAGCGTGCTGTTTGCCGCATTGCTGGTGGATCACTACGTTCTGTGA
- a CDS encoding SCO family protein, whose protein sequence is MNTRNAIKLIAACALLTGAGAFLTACTEKKAEFKGVDVTGAEYARDLPLTDHNGQARSIKDFAGKVVVVFFGFTQCPDVCPTSMQELAEVKRMLGADGDRLQGIFVTVDPERDTPEVLKAYMGNFDPTFLALRGDAQQLAAVAKDFKIYYKKVEGKTPTSYTMDHSAGSYVYDTAGRLRVYHRYGSGAQALAADVSTLLKEKT, encoded by the coding sequence ATGAATACTAGAAATGCTATTAAATTAATAGCTGCCTGCGCTTTATTAACAGGCGCTGGGGCATTTTTGACTGCCTGTACGGAAAAGAAGGCCGAGTTCAAGGGTGTTGATGTGACAGGGGCGGAATACGCCCGAGACCTGCCCTTGACCGACCACAACGGGCAAGCCCGCAGCATCAAAGACTTTGCAGGCAAGGTGGTCGTGGTGTTTTTTGGCTTTACCCAATGCCCTGATGTGTGCCCCACATCCATGCAAGAGCTGGCGGAGGTCAAGCGCATGCTGGGGGCTGATGGGGACCGCCTGCAAGGCATTTTCGTCACCGTAGACCCGGAGCGTGACACCCCCGAAGTTCTGAAGGCCTACATGGGCAACTTTGACCCCACCTTCCTGGCTCTGCGGGGCGATGCGCAGCAACTGGCCGCGGTCGCCAAGGACTTCAAGATCTACTACAAAAAGGTGGAAGGCAAGACTCCCACCAGCTACACCATGGACCACTCCGCAGGCAGCTACGTCTATGACACCGCTGGCCGCCTGCGCGTCTACCACCGCTATGGCAGCGGTGCCCAGGCCTTGGCAGCGGACGTGAGCACACTGCTCAAGGAAAAAACCTGA